Within Pseudomonas sp. LBUM920, the genomic segment ATCTGGGCTGAACGCATCACAAAAGGCCAAGCCATGAGTGTCGGCACAGCGTTGTGGTTGAGTTGCGGGGACTGAATGACACTGACCGCCGGTCATGCACAAAACGGTCCCCACTGACGCACCGGGAACCGTTTTTGGCGTGGCTGACAACTTGCGGCCTCAGTTCTGCGGCCGTTGTTTGGTCGAGTCCAGTTCGGCTTTTTTAGCGGTGGAAATTTCAGTGATCTGCGCAGACTTTGCGATGGCCATGTCAAACGTGTCCTGCATGTTGGCGATAGCATCGGTCGCCGTGCCCTTCAGCCCGCCATTGGCCGCCCAGTCGAAGTTCCACACGCCGGACAGGTTATCGGCACCGGCCACGTCGTGGGTTTCGATGGCGGTGAATACATCGGGGTGTTTTTCCATGTACTTGGCAGCGTCGGAAACGTTCGCTGGCACCTTGCCTGAGGCATTGCTGGCCAGTTGCGACAGCTCCTGCTTGGTGATGGCCGACTTGCCGGTCTGGCGCATGTAATCGGCAATAACCTTGCTGGACTTGGCAATGTTCAACTTGTCGTCGAAAGACGACGGCGAGGACTTTGGCGTGTTCGACCCGCCAGACGCGGGCGTTACGGTAGTAGACATCGGCGCTGCTCCCTCAATGGAACGAATGAAATCGTCGTGCTGACGATACCCCGATGCGGACGTTAGCATGGGCAAAGGGCCATTCCCCATGCTTCACAACATTTCACAACGGCTGGCCGATTTTCGCAGCCTTTGGGCACAGGCCATCAGCGCAAAAGCGCGGCTGCAGATGCTCGTGTCGACACTGCGCAGCACCACAATCGCCGCCGCCCTTAACGCTGCATTCAGCCCTGACGCACATACGCGAACATGTGCGGTACATAGTCCGCTTTGCCCAGCGGCACGCCGTTATGGCGCAGGATGTTGTAGGCGGTCATCAGGTGAAAATAGAACTGCGGCGTGGCCCAATTGACGGCGTATTCGTTGCCGGTCATCTGGAAGGCGATATCACCGGGGAGTTCGATGGCGATGGATTCATCCGCACGACGCTCAATCACGCTGCGGTCAGCGCCGGTGAGCACTGCCAGCGTCTGGTCGATCAGTGCGAGCGCCTCAGCCATTGAGGCCGGGGCCTGCAGCGTCGACAGCGGATGCCCGCTTAGCCGCTCAACCGCCTCGCGCGCCTGGGTGCAGGCGTAGCGAACCTGGGTCGCCAGGGGGTGCATGTCGGGTGCCAGGCGTGAATCGAGAAGAACTTGCGGGTCGAAAGCCAGTGCTGCAGCGTGAGCGTCACCCTTGGAGAGCAGGCCTTTGAGCGAGTTCAGCATCTGGGCGAAGCAGGGAATGGTAATGGTATAGAGCGACATCGTTGCGTCCTTGTCTGGGGTTGAAAAAATCACATCACGTAGCGACCACGCCGCGTTGCTTGACCAGGCCTTCCAGGGTAAACCGGGCTTGCATCAGCACCACGTCGCGTACCAGTTCCATTTCCTTCTGGTTGACCTCGGCCCACTTCAACGCCTCGAGCAGCTTGGGTTTTTGCACCCGGAATGCCAGGCCTTGGGTGAACAGTGCCATCGAGTGAATCACGGTGCGCTCGTCCTCCACCGCAATACCGGCCAGGCGCGCGATCAGTTGGCGGATAACCCGGCCAATGCGCGCCTTGAAGCGATCCTCAAACGCTGTTGTCGCGCTTTCTGGGCACAGGCCGGCCTGGTGGCGGTCTAGAAACGTACGCCAGGCGGTGGTTTGCGGGCTGTCCTGGATGGTGGAAACCACCGTACCGAGGATACCCAGCGACACGTCGATCAGGGTTTTATCGTCCGAGGCCTGATCGGCCAACGCGCATTCGGCGGCCTCCACGCAAGGCGCCATCTTGCGCCACAGCAGTGCGATCAAGTGCTCGACACACTCCAGATAGATGCCTTCCTTGCCGTCAAAATAGTACTGAATCGCCGGGGCGTTGACGCCCGCGGCCGTGGCGATGTCGCGGGTCGACGCGCCGTCGTAGCCGCGCTCGCCAAATACCACGACCGCCGCGTCGACAATACGCGCGCGGGTTTCTTCACCACGCTGATAACCACCCTCGGCGGCAGGTTTATGTCGTGCCATGTGCAGCTCCTTTCGAATACCGGACCAAAATATACCAGTTGACAAAAATTCGCGAAAAATAGAATTTATTCCATCTGTTATAAATCTGGAGTGACCCGATGTCCGCTGCACCTCCCTCGCCTCAGGTCATTCCTGAAGACACCGTCAACCGTCAACGCGGCAAGGCTCGACGGATCCTCCTGACCATCGCCACCGTCGCACTTTTGGGTGCTGTGGGTTGGGCCGCCTGGTGGTGGCTCAGCGGACGTTTCATCCAGACCACCGACGACGCCTACCTGCAAGCCGACAGCATCAGCGTGGCGCCCAAGATCAGTGGCTACGTCGCCCAAGTGCTGGTCAGTGACAACCAGAACGTAAAGCGCGGCGACGTGCTGGTGCGCCTGGATGCGCGCAAATACCAGGCCGTCAGCGATGAAGCCTCGGCCACAATCGCCGCGCGCACGGCCGATTACGCCAAGGCCCAGGCCGACCTGGTGCAGCAGGACTCGACCATTGCCGAAGCGCGCGCGCAGTTGCAAGGCGCCGAGGCCGATGCGAAACACGCGCAGGCCGAAGTCGCGCGCTATGCCCCGCTGGCGCGTTCAGGTGCCGAGCCCGAAGAGCGCCTGGCGCAGCTCAATAACCAATTGGCCCAGGCCCGCAGCACCGTGGCAGCCAAACAGGCCGCCTTGCGTTCCAGTCAGACCCGCTACGGCACGCTTGAAGCGCAGCTCAAACAAGCCCAGGCGCAACTCGGCGTGGCCAAGGCCAGCGAGGCGCAGAGCCAGCTGGACGTGGATGACGCAGTGATTCGCAGCCCGCTGGACGGGCGCGTGGCCGACCGCGGCGTACGTGTCGGTCAATATGTGCAGCCCGGCACCCGCTTGCTGACCGTGGTGCCGATCAGCGCGATTTATCTGACCGCCAACTATAAGGAAACCCAGATCGGCGACATGCGCCCCGGCCAATCCGTCAGCGTGCACGTCGACGCGCTGCCAGGGCGTGATCTGCAGGGCCATATCGACAGCCTGTCCCCAGGCACCGGCGCGCAGTTCGCGCTGCTGCCGCCCTCGAATGCCACCGGCAACTTCACCAAAATCGTGCAGCGCGTACCCGTGCGCATCTCGCTGGACATACCCGATGAGGTGCGCGTGGCGTTGATGCCTGGTCTGTCGGCAACCGTTGACGTCGACACCCGCACCCCCGCCGCGGACGCCAACCATGGCTGAAGCACTGATGGCCGAGGTGGCCGCAGAAAAACCACGCAACGCCTCGCTGACCGACTGGATCGCCGTGGCTGCCGGCGCACTCGGCGCCTTGCTGGCGACGCTGGACGTGTCGATCACCAACTCGGCGCTGCCGCAGATTCAGGGGCAAATCGGCGCAACCGGCACCGAAGGCACGTGGATCGCCACGGGCTATCTGATGTCGGAAATCGTCATGATCCCCCTCGCCGCCTGGCTGACTCGCGTATTCGGCCTGCGCCGGTTCCTGATCGGCACGGCCTTGATGTTCACGGCGTTTTCGATGTTCTGTGGCCTGTCCTCCAGCCTCGGCGCCATGATCGCCGGGCGCATCGGCCAGGGGTTCGCCGGCGGCGCGATGATTCCCACCGCGCAAACCATCGTGCGCACGCGCCTGCCGCCGCACCAACTGGCCATCGGCACCACGATGTTTGGCATGACCGTGATCCTCGGCCCCTTGCTTGGCCCGGTCATCGGCGGCTGGCTCACGGAAAACATCAACTGGCGGTGGTGCTTCTTTCTCAATCTGCCCATCAGCATCGCTCTGATCACGCTGCTGATCACCGGCCTGCCAAGCGAGCGCATGAACCTGCAACGCTTCATCAGTGCCGACTGGTTGGGCATCCTCGGCCTGGCCATGGGCCTGAGTTCGCTGACGGTGGTACTGGAAGAAGGCCAGCGTGAGCATTGGTTCGACTCGCTGCTGATCACGTGGCTGAGCATCGCCACGGTGATCGGCTTTTTCCTGATTGCGGTCGGGCAGTTGCGCTCGAGTACGCCGATCGTGCGACTGCAACTGGTGCTGAACAAAAGCTTTGGCAGCGTGCTGTTGATCGGTACCGCCGTGGGCGCCGGGATTTATGGCACGGCGTATCTGGTGCCGCAGTTCCTGGGCATCCTCTCGGGCTACAACGCGCAGCAGTCCGGCGCGATCATGTTGCTGTCGGGGATACCGGCGTTTTTGCTTATGCCCATTTTGCCGCGCATGCTCGGCCGTTATGACCTGCGCTGGATGGTCGGTGCCGGCCTGTTGCTGTATTGGGCCAGCTGCTTTGTCGACACCCAACTCACCGCCGAGAGTGTCGGGCACGACTTTGTCTGGTCGCAGCTATTGCGTGGTTTTGGGCAGATTCTGGTGATGATGCCGCTCAGCCAACTGTCGATGCGTTCGGTCGAGACCCGTGACGCCGGGGACGCCGCCGGGCTTTACAACATGTCGCGCAACCTGGGCGGCACCATCGGCCTGGCCTTGCTCGGCGTGCTGATGGACCGGCGCAGCCACTTTCATGACGACAGGCTGCGCGAAGGCATCCAGGCCAACAGCCAGTTGGCGCAGGACCACATGGCGAGCCACACCGCCAGCTACCTCGCGCAAACCGGCGATGCCTCGACGTCGCAAGCGCAGGCGTTCGCACAACTTGCCAATGACATTGCGCAACAAGCCTCGGTGATGGCCTACAACGACTCGTTTTATGTACTGGGACTCGCGATGCTGGCGTGCCTGCCCCTGATCTTCATCCTGAAAAAGCGCACGGTACAACGATGATTCCTCGCACCCTTCCCCTCTTGCTGACCGTCGGCCTGTTGTCGGCCTGCACCGTCGGCCCGAACTACCACGGTGCCCCCGACGTCGCGCCAAAGACCCTGGCGGCTGGGCACCTGCCGCACGCTGACAGCGCATCGGCAAGCGCTCCCGGTGTCGCGCAGTGGTGGCGAACCCTGGGCGACGCGCAATTGAACCAGCTGGTGGAGCAAGCCCTGCAAAACAGCCCGGACATTGCCACGGCACAGGCGCGCGTCAAGCAGTCCCGCGCAAGCCTCAGCGGCGCGCAAGCCAACGCGATGCCCAAGGTCACCGGGGACGCCGCGATGCTCAAACTGCGCTCCCCGGACACCTCCGCGCTGGGTGGCAGCAATGGCGGTGGCCGAGGCCCGTTGAGCCTGTACCTCGCCGGTTTCGATGCCAGTTGGGAGGCCGACCTGTTTGGCGGCACACGCCGTGCAGTCGAAGCCGCCCAGGCAGAGGCCGACGCCTCCCAGGCCCGGTTGGCTGACGCCCAAGTGCAACTGGCTGCCGAAACAGTGCAGGCCTACACCGACCTGCGCGACCAGCAAGCACGCCTGGCACTGGTCGACGCCAGCGTCGGCATCGAAAACCAGGCCCTGGACCTCACCCAGCAACGGCGCGAACGCGGCGTGGCCTCGCAACTGCAACTGGAGCAGGTACTGACACAGGCCCAAAACACCCAGGCCCAACGCCTGCCGCTGCAAGCCGCCATCGTCGAATCGCTCGACCAGCTTGGCCTGCTCTGCGGCCTGGAACCCGGCGAGCTGGACAGCCAACTGGCCACCGCGCGGCCGCTGCCTGCTATCCCGGAGGCGGTGCCGGTCGCCGACCCGGCCGCGCTATTGAAGGCCCGCCCGGACATCCGCATCGCCGAACGCCAACTGGCATCGAGCAATGCCCAGATTGGCGAGAAGACCGCAGACTGGTTTCCCAAACTGAGCTTGATGGGCGACCTGTCGTTCTCGGCCGGTGACCCTGGGCACCTTGCACGCAAGGACAACGGCACCTGGTTGATCCTGCCTCGGATCACCTGGAACGCGCTGGATTTCGGCCGTGTTGCCGCCAGCGTCAAAGGGGCAGAGGCTGGACGTGACGAGGCCCTGGCCAACTATAAAAGCGTGGTGTTGAGTGCCTTGCGCGATGCCGACGTGGCGTTGGCGCGTTACGGGCACCAGCGCCAGAACGTGCTGCTGTTGCGCGCGGTGGAATCTTCCGCAGTGCGTGCAGCCGACCTGACGCGTCAGCGTTACCGTGCAGGTACCGCGAGTACGCTGGATTGGCTGGATGCGGAGCGCACGCGCTATCAGGCGCAAGAAAGCCGGATCTCCGCGGACGCAGAGTTGCTGAAGGATTTTGCGTCGTTGCACAAGGCGCTGGGGCTGGGATGGACACGGTGAACAGTCGATTGGCGGCAAATCAACTACCATGAGCCTTCCTTCATGGCTACCGGCTTGCATCCGATGAGAGACTTACCGCCCACCGCCACCTTGCGCGCCTTTGAGGTTGCCACGCGGCATGCCACCCAAAGTGCTGTCAGCCATCAGTTAAAACACCTTGAAGCGATTTGGGGTTTGGAGCTTTTTCAGCGCGGCAAGTCGCTGACGTTGACACCCGCCGGCGCCGCGCTAGCGCCGATCGTGCGTGAGTTTTTCATGAACCTGCAAGCCACCCTGGCTGACCTTCGGGAACACAAAGGCCGGGTGCGCCTCAAGGTCAGCACCACTTACTCCTTTGCGCTCAAATGGCTGCTTCCCAGGTTGCCGAGTCTGTCGCAGCAGCACCCGGAAATTCTGATTACGCTTGAGACCAGCGACAAAGCCATCACGTTTTCCAGCAGTGAGTCTGACGTGGCGATCCGCCTGGGCAATGGTAATTATCCGGGCCTGCATTCGGAGTTTCTGCTCAGGGAACAGATTTTCCCCGTGGCCAGCCCCGATCTCCTGCACCGCTTTGGCCTGCCACAGACGCCTGCGCAGTTATTGCGTTACCCATTGCTGACGCGCGATGGCGCAGACCTGGTGCCGAAGTGGGAGGCCTGGTTCCAGCATGTCGGCACGGGCATCGCGGCGCTCAAGGAAAGTGTGCGCTTTGCAGACACCAATATGACCATCGAGGCTGCGCTGTTGGGCCAGGGCGTCGCGCTTGCCCGCAGCGGGCATGTCGAAGCGCAGATCCGCGACGGCAGTTTGGTCAGGCTGTTTGATGTGCCGTTCGACTCCCCGGTGGCCTACTACTTTGTCTGCCCAAAAGGCATCGAATCACAGCCCCACGTCGTCAGTTTTCGTCACTGGCTGATGGAAGCGTCACAGCAGGCACAACTGAGCTATCGCTAAAGCATGAGCGTTTGCTCATGCCTGGATGAGAGGACTTCGCTTTAGTGCAGGCGCGCCGTTGCTTAGGATGGCGCATGCCTTTTCATATTGTTTTGCTGATTCTGTTCGCCGCCCTCCTGCACGCCAGCTGGAACGCGCTGCTGCGCGGCGGCGCCGACAGGTTGTGGTCGATGACGGTGATGTGCCTGGCGGTGGCCACTGCCAGCGCGCTCATCGCGCCGTTGGTGACGCCGCCCGCGCGGGCCAGTTGGTGCTATGCCGGCCTCTCGGCGGTGCTGCATGTGGGCTATAACCTGTTTCTGGTTCGCAGCTACAAGGTTGGCGACCTGGGGCAAACCTACCCGATTTCCCGCGGTGCCTCGCCTATCCTGATCGCCCTCAGCGCTGCGTTTTTTGTCGGGGAAGCAGTCACCGGCGTGGCGCTGCTGGGCATTGCGCTGGTGTCTGGCGGCATCGTTTCCCTGGCGTTCAACAACCGCAGGCTTGCCGTTCCCAGCCTGCCGTACGCATTAGGCACTGGGATTTTTATTGCGGCTTACAGCGTGACCGACGGTATTGGCGCACGGCTGTCTGGCGCGCCTTTGGCGTATACCGTATGGATGTGCGCGTTGTGGGGCGTGTTGATGCCTCTGGTGTATATCGGTTTACGTGGGACGCGCAGTTTGTTCAGCTCGCGACCCGGTGTCGCGACAGCCTTGGGCGGCGGGCTGGTCTCGCTGCTGGCCTACGCGATCATTATCTACGCGATGTCCTATGCGCCCATGGGCGCGGTGTCTGCATTGCGCGAAACCAGCGTGTTGTTTGCCGCGCTGATCGGTTATTGGTTTCTCGGCGAGGCCTTCACGCTGCGCAAGTTTCTGGCCTGCGCAGTGATTGCGCTCGGCGCTGTACTTATCGGCTGAGGCCGTCCATGGCTGTTACACAGTGAGGTTTACGCGTTATGAGCACCCTTCTCCAGGCCCCTGTCATCCTGATTACCGGTGGCAGCCGCGGCGTCGGTGCGGCCACCGCGCGACTGGCCGCCGCGCGCGGCTACGATGTCGCGATCAGCTACGTGTCCGACGAGGCCGCCGCTCTGGCCGTGGCGAATGACGTGAAAGCCGCCGGACGGCGAGCGCTGGCGGTACGCGCCGATAGCGCAGAGCCAGAGCAGGTCGCGGCGCTATTCGCCGCGATTGACCGCGAGTTCGGCCGTGTCGACGTGTTGGTCAACAACGCGGGCATACTCGGACCACAATCGCGCCTCGAAGACCTCGACTTTGCACGCATGCAGCGCATCTTCGCGGTCAATGCCATCGGCCCGATGCTGTGCGCGCAACAAGCGGTCAAACGCATGTCCCATCGCCATAACGGCCGCGGCGGCGTTGTTATCAATGTATCCTCGGGCGCGGCCCGGCTCGGCAGTCCGAACGAATATATCGACTACGCTGCCTCAAAAGGCGCCCTGGAGACGTTCACCATCGGCTTCGCCAAAGAAGTCGCGCGAGACGGCATCCGCGTCAACTGCATCCGCCCCGGCCATATCTACACCGACATGCACGCCAGCGGCGGAGAGCCGGGTCGGGTCGATCGGGTCAAGGACTCGATCCCCATGGGCCGCGGCGGACAACCCGAAGAAGTTGCGCGGGCTATCCTGTGGCTGGCGAGCGATGAAGCGTCGTTCATTACCGGGACGTTTCTTGACGTCACCGGGGGCAAGTAAGGGCAGGACGCACGGTTTTTTTGAGGCATTTGGGTAATCCCCCAGACCTGGCTGAAAGTGGGATGGGGGTTAATGGATTGGACTTCAAGCAACATCAGGTAGGCAGGCAGATGGAAGAATTGATGCAGGGGCTCGATGGGCTCAGGACTGCGCAGCAAGAACTGTTTTATGACCTTGAAGATGCGGCCGCCGTTATCGGCTGGTCAGTGGTTGAACTGACGGCCCTGGCCGGCACTGGCAGGACGCCGGCCGAAGCGGTGGCGCTGATGAAAATATGTGCGTTGCTGACGGCTCAGCAGGGGAAAATTGGCCTGTATGCAGATGAGGTCAAAGCGCAGCGCATCACCAGGTCCGAGGTCGGGGCTTGATCGGTGCTCAACGCGCAGGAACCGGCCCATCAGTCGAGGATGACATCGCCGCCCTCGGCCTTTAAACGAGCGAGGTTGTCCTTCATCTGCTGCAACCGCTCCGGCGAATGCCCTTGCCACTGGGTCACTTCGGCAACGACCCGCAGTGGCTCGCAGGAGCGATAGGACAGCGTCGGATTGCCGGGAAACTTCTTATCCGTCACGTTGGGGTCGTCCACGATCGGGCCCGTGGGCTCTACGACATAAATGCGTTCGCGCTCATGACCTAGCGCCAGTTCGGCGCCCCAGATAGCGGCGTCCAGCGTGCCCGCAAAATAAACCCAGGACAGCGCTCGCCCTTCGGTGAAATTGGACGGATAACCGACGCGGATCATGTCTCCGGGCTTGAGGTCAGCGCGAGTGCCGTGAAAGTACTGTCGTATAAACATGCCGGCGGCGTTTGACATGGGCTTGTTACTCCAAGAATGCGTGGTGCCAGGCCGCCTGTCTGCAGCGCAAGGCATGCCCCTCTTGTAACTGACTGTCGAACCCCTAGGCAACCTTACGAGGGCAGGCGAGCCCCCTGCCGTCAGCCTTGCAATGCAGATAATCGCGCCACAGCCTGAATGCCCGTTGCTGCCTGGCAAATGCCGCCTGCCACTCTTCGCCGCCGATTTGCTCGACGGGCGTCGCCATCATCTGCTCCGTTGCAAGGTCCAGTTCTTCTACGAGCTGACGCCCGTTAGGCATATCCAAAATTAGAGATCGCATAGCTACCTGTCTTATTTGTTCTGTAAGTCGACCTCTGTATCCCTTTGATAGTGCGCGGGTTCCGACGAACGGTTACATTCTCTTACAGGTTTAACTGCCATTGCTTACAGACGATGACGGTGCGGGGTCGACCCCCGGCGAGACACACAGACAAGTAATGGAGACTGAGAGACAAGAGATTTCTCTCTGGAATTATTTGTAACATTTTATAATTAACGCTGGTTAACAGCCGTCGCGAA encodes:
- a CDS encoding DUF1993 family protein — its product is MSLYTITIPCFAQMLNSLKGLLSKGDAHAAALAFDPQVLLDSRLAPDMHPLATQVRYACTQAREAVERLSGHPLSTLQAPASMAEALALIDQTLAVLTGADRSVIERRADESIAIELPGDIAFQMTGNEYAVNWATPQFYFHLMTAYNILRHNGVPLGKADYVPHMFAYVRQG
- a CDS encoding CerR family C-terminal domain-containing protein, whose translation is MARHKPAAEGGYQRGEETRARIVDAAVVVFGERGYDGASTRDIATAAGVNAPAIQYYFDGKEGIYLECVEHLIALLWRKMAPCVEAAECALADQASDDKTLIDVSLGILGTVVSTIQDSPQTTAWRTFLDRHQAGLCPESATTAFEDRFKARIGRVIRQLIARLAGIAVEDERTVIHSMALFTQGLAFRVQKPKLLEALKWAEVNQKEMELVRDVVLMQARFTLEGLVKQRGVVAT
- a CDS encoding HlyD family secretion protein translates to MSAAPPSPQVIPEDTVNRQRGKARRILLTIATVALLGAVGWAAWWWLSGRFIQTTDDAYLQADSISVAPKISGYVAQVLVSDNQNVKRGDVLVRLDARKYQAVSDEASATIAARTADYAKAQADLVQQDSTIAEARAQLQGAEADAKHAQAEVARYAPLARSGAEPEERLAQLNNQLAQARSTVAAKQAALRSSQTRYGTLEAQLKQAQAQLGVAKASEAQSQLDVDDAVIRSPLDGRVADRGVRVGQYVQPGTRLLTVVPISAIYLTANYKETQIGDMRPGQSVSVHVDALPGRDLQGHIDSLSPGTGAQFALLPPSNATGNFTKIVQRVPVRISLDIPDEVRVALMPGLSATVDVDTRTPAADANHG
- a CDS encoding DHA2 family efflux MFS transporter permease subunit yields the protein MAEALMAEVAAEKPRNASLTDWIAVAAGALGALLATLDVSITNSALPQIQGQIGATGTEGTWIATGYLMSEIVMIPLAAWLTRVFGLRRFLIGTALMFTAFSMFCGLSSSLGAMIAGRIGQGFAGGAMIPTAQTIVRTRLPPHQLAIGTTMFGMTVILGPLLGPVIGGWLTENINWRWCFFLNLPISIALITLLITGLPSERMNLQRFISADWLGILGLAMGLSSLTVVLEEGQREHWFDSLLITWLSIATVIGFFLIAVGQLRSSTPIVRLQLVLNKSFGSVLLIGTAVGAGIYGTAYLVPQFLGILSGYNAQQSGAIMLLSGIPAFLLMPILPRMLGRYDLRWMVGAGLLLYWASCFVDTQLTAESVGHDFVWSQLLRGFGQILVMMPLSQLSMRSVETRDAGDAAGLYNMSRNLGGTIGLALLGVLMDRRSHFHDDRLREGIQANSQLAQDHMASHTASYLAQTGDASTSQAQAFAQLANDIAQQASVMAYNDSFYVLGLAMLACLPLIFILKKRTVQR
- a CDS encoding efflux transporter outer membrane subunit, producing MIPRTLPLLLTVGLLSACTVGPNYHGAPDVAPKTLAAGHLPHADSASASAPGVAQWWRTLGDAQLNQLVEQALQNSPDIATAQARVKQSRASLSGAQANAMPKVTGDAAMLKLRSPDTSALGGSNGGGRGPLSLYLAGFDASWEADLFGGTRRAVEAAQAEADASQARLADAQVQLAAETVQAYTDLRDQQARLALVDASVGIENQALDLTQQRRERGVASQLQLEQVLTQAQNTQAQRLPLQAAIVESLDQLGLLCGLEPGELDSQLATARPLPAIPEAVPVADPAALLKARPDIRIAERQLASSNAQIGEKTADWFPKLSLMGDLSFSAGDPGHLARKDNGTWLILPRITWNALDFGRVAASVKGAEAGRDEALANYKSVVLSALRDADVALARYGHQRQNVLLLRAVESSAVRAADLTRQRYRAGTASTLDWLDAERTRYQAQESRISADAELLKDFASLHKALGLGWTR
- a CDS encoding LysR substrate-binding domain-containing protein, encoding MRDLPPTATLRAFEVATRHATQSAVSHQLKHLEAIWGLELFQRGKSLTLTPAGAALAPIVREFFMNLQATLADLREHKGRVRLKVSTTYSFALKWLLPRLPSLSQQHPEILITLETSDKAITFSSSESDVAIRLGNGNYPGLHSEFLLREQIFPVASPDLLHRFGLPQTPAQLLRYPLLTRDGADLVPKWEAWFQHVGTGIAALKESVRFADTNMTIEAALLGQGVALARSGHVEAQIRDGSLVRLFDVPFDSPVAYYFVCPKGIESQPHVVSFRHWLMEASQQAQLSYR
- a CDS encoding DMT family transporter, which produces MPFHIVLLILFAALLHASWNALLRGGADRLWSMTVMCLAVATASALIAPLVTPPARASWCYAGLSAVLHVGYNLFLVRSYKVGDLGQTYPISRGASPILIALSAAFFVGEAVTGVALLGIALVSGGIVSLAFNNRRLAVPSLPYALGTGIFIAAYSVTDGIGARLSGAPLAYTVWMCALWGVLMPLVYIGLRGTRSLFSSRPGVATALGGGLVSLLAYAIIIYAMSYAPMGAVSALRETSVLFAALIGYWFLGEAFTLRKFLACAVIALGAVLIG
- a CDS encoding SDR family oxidoreductase; protein product: MSTLLQAPVILITGGSRGVGAATARLAAARGYDVAISYVSDEAAALAVANDVKAAGRRALAVRADSAEPEQVAALFAAIDREFGRVDVLVNNAGILGPQSRLEDLDFARMQRIFAVNAIGPMLCAQQAVKRMSHRHNGRGGVVINVSSGAARLGSPNEYIDYAASKGALETFTIGFAKEVARDGIRVNCIRPGHIYTDMHASGGEPGRVDRVKDSIPMGRGGQPEEVARAILWLASDEASFITGTFLDVTGGK
- the arr gene encoding NAD(+)--rifampin ADP-ribosyltransferase, whose product is MSNAAGMFIRQYFHGTRADLKPGDMIRVGYPSNFTEGRALSWVYFAGTLDAAIWGAELALGHERERIYVVEPTGPIVDDPNVTDKKFPGNPTLSYRSCEPLRVVAEVTQWQGHSPERLQQMKDNLARLKAEGGDVILD